The following proteins come from a genomic window of Brevibacillus antibioticus:
- a CDS encoding helix-turn-helix domain-containing protein has product MLRKKAFHFRSFPNQEQAVLISKTLKCRRSVFNRFLACWNETYKQTGKGLDSTVLQSSLQTLADAFTRFFKKQNEAPRFKSEKNKVQTYHSCRKTFEGLYIQSVADGI; this is encoded by the coding sequence ATGCTCCGTAAAAAAGCGTTCCATTTTCGAAGTTTCCCTAATCAGGAGCAAGCCGTACTCATCTCGAAAACATTGAAGTGCAGACGCTCTGTGTTCAATCGATTTCTCGCATGCTGGAACGAAACCTACAAACAAACGGGCAAAGGGTTAGATAGCACCGTCCTTCAATCCTCCCTCCAAACCCTCGCAGATGCATTCACCCGATTTTTCAAAAAACAAAATGAAGCACCGCGTTTCAAAAGTGAGAAGAATAAAGTCCAGACTTATCACTCGTGCCGTAAAACATTTGAAGGGCTATACATCCAGAGTGTTGCGGATGGAATTTAG
- a CDS encoding methyl-accepting chemotaxis protein, which yields MKIRTKIILAFGVILAVMFGSGMYMHVQMLAMKASYTKILEEEKLLTDLREMQFILTGRTNDERGYLLTGDEKFRMELKEKEAKVDSLFAKMNSFLESSHHREEMEKANRLYKSNLESSDKAVEAQNNGRREESIALHFGQERQSRKELNSVVSGLVEEVRNGIEVDQQELAENERISAMIQLFFNAVGILVAIVVGGLLTRSIVAPLHRVNKQLHDIADGKGDLTQELTVFSKDEIGQLAGSFNRMLANLRGLISQVREHAQQVAAAAEQLTASSKQTSQATEQIAITIQEMTEGTDRQSQNVEESQQEVEEISAGIEKIAARAQSVSAAAASTSELAEEGDRTIQQSVSQMDGIGETMEHLTALISGLGKRSEQIGQIVEVITQISGQTNLLALNAAIEAARAGEHGRGFAVVADEVRKLAEQASASAQEISQLVATIQMETNEAVLTMEKGSQEVSDGMGGVARAGEAFSHIRDAVVGVTNEIQEVSTAAHTLTESTGKVGQSMQMIATVAQSAVSLSVGVSSATEEQLASMEEIYASAASLASLADDLEKLIGHFKV from the coding sequence GTGAAAATCAGAACAAAAATTATCCTGGCTTTTGGTGTCATATTGGCAGTCATGTTTGGTTCAGGTATGTATATGCACGTGCAAATGCTAGCTATGAAGGCATCTTACACTAAAATTCTCGAAGAGGAAAAATTGTTGACGGACCTGCGTGAAATGCAGTTTATCTTGACAGGTCGAACTAATGACGAACGTGGCTACTTGTTAACAGGCGATGAAAAGTTTCGGATGGAATTGAAGGAAAAGGAAGCAAAGGTGGACAGCCTGTTTGCCAAAATGAACAGTTTTCTTGAGTCTTCTCACCATCGTGAAGAAATGGAGAAGGCGAATAGACTATACAAGTCCAATTTGGAGTCGAGCGATAAAGCGGTAGAGGCACAGAATAATGGACGACGTGAAGAATCCATCGCTCTACATTTCGGCCAGGAGCGGCAATCGAGAAAAGAACTGAATTCGGTTGTGAGTGGACTGGTCGAAGAGGTGCGTAATGGAATCGAAGTAGATCAACAGGAGCTGGCGGAGAACGAAAGAATTTCGGCCATGATCCAGTTATTTTTTAATGCAGTGGGGATTCTCGTCGCGATTGTAGTTGGTGGTCTTCTGACTCGCTCGATTGTGGCACCCTTGCATCGGGTGAACAAACAGCTACATGATATCGCTGACGGAAAAGGAGATTTGACGCAAGAGTTGACTGTCTTTTCCAAAGACGAGATTGGACAGTTGGCAGGCTCATTCAACCGGATGCTAGCCAATTTACGAGGGCTGATCTCTCAGGTTCGCGAGCATGCCCAGCAAGTTGCGGCCGCAGCTGAACAACTGACAGCGAGTTCGAAGCAAACGAGCCAAGCTACAGAACAGATTGCCATCACGATCCAGGAAATGACGGAAGGAACGGACAGGCAATCCCAAAACGTAGAGGAGAGTCAGCAGGAAGTCGAAGAAATATCCGCAGGAATTGAAAAAATTGCGGCACGTGCACAAAGCGTGTCTGCTGCGGCTGCCAGTACCTCAGAGCTGGCGGAAGAAGGGGATCGGACTATCCAGCAGTCGGTATCCCAGATGGACGGGATCGGAGAAACGATGGAGCATTTGACTGCACTGATAAGTGGTTTGGGAAAACGTTCCGAGCAAATCGGTCAAATCGTCGAAGTCATTACGCAAATTTCGGGTCAGACGAATCTCTTGGCATTGAATGCCGCTATCGAAGCGGCGAGGGCGGGCGAGCATGGCAGAGGCTTTGCTGTCGTGGCGGATGAAGTGCGAAAGCTGGCAGAGCAGGCATCTGCATCGGCACAAGAAATTTCCCAGTTGGTAGCGACGATCCAGATGGAGACGAACGAAGCAGTTCTCACGATGGAAAAAGGCTCCCAAGAAGTATCAGATGGGATGGGGGGCGTCGCAAGAGCAGGAGAAGCGTTCTCTCATATTCGCGATGCTGTTGTGGGCGTGACGAATGAAATTCAAGAAGTATCGACTGCCGCACATACCCTTACAGAAAGTACAGGCAAGGTCGGACAATCGATGCAGATGATTGCCACTGTCGCACAATCGGCTGTCTCTCTGTCGGTGGGAGTCTCCTCTGCTACAGAAGAACAGCTTGCCTCGATGGAGGAAATCTACGCCTCGGCTGCATCGCTGGCGAGTCTCGCGGATGATTTGGAAAAACTGATAGGCCATTTCAAGGTATAA
- a CDS encoding winged helix-turn-helix domain-containing protein, producing the protein MAHEQLETYVVEKPEQAMALLNPLRAEILSRLAEPASAAEVARGINEIPQRVNYHLKALEKVGLVRRVGSRQVRNLVEVLYLAIARTYVLSEGLNWGNDTVQQMKDQGSLSHLVQTAERIKRDAMLLLERSDQEVEVPSASLNASIQLASAEQRSAFVEEYVQLVNQLVAKYQPKEKGQEAYQVVLAVYPKQGGDEA; encoded by the coding sequence GTGGCGCACGAACAACTGGAAACATATGTAGTCGAGAAGCCGGAACAGGCGATGGCGCTATTGAACCCGCTCCGTGCCGAGATTTTAAGCCGTTTGGCAGAGCCTGCTTCAGCAGCAGAAGTCGCGCGTGGTATTAATGAAATCCCGCAGCGTGTCAATTATCACTTGAAGGCCTTGGAAAAGGTCGGATTGGTTAGGCGGGTAGGGAGTCGACAGGTGCGCAATCTCGTCGAGGTGCTTTATTTGGCGATTGCGCGGACGTATGTGCTCTCGGAAGGATTGAACTGGGGCAATGATACCGTTCAGCAAATGAAGGATCAAGGGTCGCTGTCTCATCTGGTCCAGACAGCAGAACGAATCAAGCGGGATGCCATGCTCTTGCTGGAGCGCTCCGATCAAGAGGTGGAGGTTCCGAGCGCCTCCCTGAATGCGAGTATTCAGCTAGCCAGTGCGGAACAGCGCAGTGCTTTTGTTGAGGAATACGTCCAACTGGTGAATCAGCTTGTGGCGAAGTATCAGCCAAAAGAAAAAGGACAAGAGGCGTATCAGGTCGTTCTCGCGGTTTATCCAAAACAAGGAGGAGACGAGGCATGA
- a CDS encoding glycerate kinase: MKIVIAPDSFKGSLTAKQVGEAIRSGIQRALPQSELIVKPMADGGEGTMQCLVDATDGRILTATVKNPLGQDISAEFGILGDGVTCVIEMAAASGLYLISTANRNPLVTTTYGFGQLITAGLDQGCRKFILGLGGSATNDGGAGMLQALGYVLLDQDDQPLSFGGGELSRLSRIDASQVDKRLADCHFVIACDVTNPFVGPNGASHVFGPQKGATAEMVLQLDDHLRHFADLIEQTRGIAIHDLPGTGAAGGVAGALLALLNGQLRSGIEIVIETTGLAEAMDKANLVITGEGQVDFQTAQGKTPCGVAQVAQRYGIPVIVLAGSIGNGIDALYEKGVSAVVSITNKPMTLDQSMREAASLLEQTSEQVMRIATLPLLFKS, from the coding sequence ATGAAAATTGTAATCGCTCCAGATTCCTTTAAAGGCAGCCTGACTGCCAAACAGGTGGGCGAAGCTATTCGCTCAGGAATTCAACGCGCACTCCCGCAAAGTGAACTCATCGTGAAACCGATGGCTGACGGCGGCGAAGGTACTATGCAATGCCTGGTCGATGCCACAGATGGCAGAATACTGACCGCCACCGTAAAAAACCCGCTCGGACAGGACATTTCGGCTGAATTCGGTATTTTGGGTGACGGTGTAACCTGTGTGATCGAAATGGCTGCTGCCTCTGGCCTTTACTTGATTTCTACGGCTAATCGCAACCCGCTTGTCACGACGACCTATGGCTTTGGTCAGTTGATTACGGCTGGACTGGATCAAGGCTGCCGCAAGTTCATTCTGGGGCTTGGTGGCAGTGCTACCAATGACGGAGGCGCTGGTATGCTCCAAGCTCTCGGGTATGTACTTCTCGACCAAGACGATCAGCCACTCTCTTTTGGAGGTGGTGAATTATCACGACTGAGCCGTATTGACGCGAGTCAGGTTGATAAGCGACTGGCTGACTGTCACTTCGTCATCGCGTGCGATGTCACCAATCCTTTTGTTGGACCCAATGGCGCTTCTCACGTTTTCGGTCCGCAAAAAGGAGCCACCGCGGAAATGGTGCTGCAATTGGATGATCATCTGCGCCATTTCGCTGACTTGATCGAACAGACCCGCGGCATCGCCATTCACGATTTGCCTGGAACTGGTGCTGCAGGCGGTGTCGCTGGGGCCCTTCTCGCTTTGCTGAATGGTCAGCTGCGTTCCGGGATTGAGATTGTGATCGAGACCACCGGACTTGCGGAAGCCATGGACAAAGCCAATCTTGTGATCACAGGTGAGGGACAAGTCGACTTCCAGACTGCCCAAGGAAAGACGCCATGTGGAGTTGCCCAAGTCGCGCAACGATACGGTATTCCTGTCATCGTCCTCGCTGGTTCCATTGGAAATGGCATCGACGCCCTTTATGAAAAAGGCGTTTCTGCCGTTGTCAGCATCACGAACAAACCGATGACGCTGGATCAATCGATGCGCGAAGCAGCCTCGCTCCTGGAGCAGACATCCGAGCAGGTTATGCGGATTGCTACTTTGCCGCTTCTGTTTAAGAGCTAG
- a CDS encoding Lrp/AsnC family transcriptional regulator, which translates to MLDQIDLSILALLRKNSRLQWKDIGEQVHLSGQAVGNRIRRMEQEGIIQGYTTLIDEAKITPFLTALVTMFMTTTDHSLFTRFIKSRSEIVQAHRISGEGCYSMVVHVPDQEALNHFLDALLPFGNYRVNLSINKLK; encoded by the coding sequence ATGCTAGACCAAATTGATCTCTCCATCCTTGCCTTGCTACGCAAAAACAGCCGCTTGCAGTGGAAGGACATCGGCGAACAGGTCCATCTAAGCGGTCAAGCCGTGGGCAACCGCATTAGACGAATGGAGCAGGAAGGGATTATTCAAGGCTACACAACGCTCATTGACGAAGCTAAAATTACCCCTTTCCTCACTGCTCTCGTCACTATGTTCATGACCACTACCGATCATTCTCTCTTCACTCGTTTTATCAAAAGTCGCAGCGAGATCGTCCAAGCACATCGCATTAGTGGAGAAGGCTGCTATTCCATGGTGGTACATGTTCCAGATCAAGAGGCCCTCAATCATTTTTTAGATGCCCTGCTTCCTTTTGGGAACTACCGTGTCAACCTATCGATTAACAAATTGAAATAG
- a CDS encoding cation:proton antiporter: MLIFQLAVILIASKIAGDISVRLGQPSVLGKLLIGIVLGPSVLGLVTDTEILKEISQIGVILLMFIAGLETDIDEFKRTAKSSTSVGVAGIIMPLALGYGAGIAIGLSNIEAIFLGLLLSATSVSISVQTLKELGKLKSREGATIMGAAVIDDVLVILALAFLMSFAGGDVNLGMVVLKKVAFFAIVIVLSWKVVPWVLKKFAPLQVTESVISAALIICFLFAYFAEYTGVAAIIGSYIAGVAISLTNYKTEVTHKVETISYAVFVPVFFTSIGVTAQFSGILDNLGLIVLLSVIAVVSKLIGGAFGAKITGFQWKNSMAIGAAMVSRGEVALIIAAIGLENNLLTQEMFAVLIVVVLLTTIVTPPMMKMFFSKTSQPEGMALKKNA, encoded by the coding sequence ATGCTTATTTTTCAGCTAGCTGTCATTTTGATCGCCTCCAAAATCGCCGGTGACATTAGCGTGCGGCTGGGACAGCCATCCGTTTTGGGGAAACTGCTCATCGGTATCGTTTTAGGTCCTTCCGTTCTTGGGCTAGTCACAGACACAGAAATCCTCAAGGAAATTAGCCAAATCGGGGTTATCCTGCTCATGTTTATCGCGGGCTTGGAAACCGATATTGATGAGTTCAAACGCACCGCCAAGTCTTCAACTAGCGTAGGTGTGGCAGGTATTATTATGCCACTTGCACTCGGTTATGGTGCTGGGATTGCAATTGGTCTCTCCAACATTGAAGCGATCTTCCTGGGCCTGCTGCTCTCTGCTACCAGTGTGAGTATTTCCGTACAAACCTTGAAGGAATTGGGCAAGCTAAAATCAAGAGAAGGCGCAACGATCATGGGAGCTGCTGTTATTGATGACGTTTTGGTCATCCTCGCACTCGCTTTCCTGATGAGCTTTGCTGGCGGCGACGTAAACCTCGGCATGGTGGTTTTGAAAAAGGTCGCGTTTTTTGCCATCGTTATCGTTCTCTCCTGGAAGGTTGTCCCTTGGGTTTTGAAAAAATTTGCTCCGTTGCAGGTTACAGAATCGGTCATTTCCGCAGCACTCATTATCTGTTTCCTGTTCGCTTATTTTGCTGAATATACAGGGGTTGCCGCCATCATCGGTTCCTACATCGCCGGTGTTGCCATCAGCTTAACCAATTACAAGACAGAAGTAACACACAAGGTCGAAACCATCAGCTACGCGGTTTTCGTACCAGTCTTCTTCACCTCGATCGGGGTAACGGCACAGTTCTCTGGCATCTTGGACAATCTCGGACTGATTGTACTCCTGAGCGTCATCGCGGTTGTTTCCAAGCTCATCGGTGGTGCTTTTGGTGCAAAAATCACAGGCTTCCAGTGGAAAAACTCAATGGCCATTGGTGCTGCCATGGTATCGCGTGGAGAAGTGGCACTCATTATCGCCGCCATTGGTTTGGAGAATAATTTGCTCACGCAAGAAATGTTTGCCGTCCTGATTGTCGTCGTACTCTTGACGACCATCGTCACTCCGCCAATGATGAAAATGTTCTTCTCGAAAACATCGCAGCCAGAAGGAATGGCGTTGAAAAAGAACGCCTAA
- a CDS encoding cupin has protein sequence MQRFRFDQQVGKTIDRYNSVQATISRVMRTPDSVSIGCIHLGAGGIVGYHPATCPQLFLVVSGEGWVRGEGTARIPIQSGQAAFWITGEGHESGSETGMTAIVIEGDGLDPESFMSLLET, from the coding sequence ATGCAACGATTTCGATTTGATCAGCAAGTAGGCAAAACGATTGATCGCTATAATTCCGTCCAGGCGACGATTTCTCGAGTCATGCGCACGCCTGATTCCGTTTCGATCGGGTGTATCCATTTGGGGGCAGGCGGGATTGTCGGCTATCATCCGGCGACTTGCCCTCAGCTTTTTCTAGTCGTGAGCGGAGAAGGTTGGGTACGCGGTGAAGGTACAGCGCGCATCCCGATCCAAAGTGGACAAGCAGCATTTTGGATCACAGGGGAAGGACACGAGTCAGGCAGTGAAACCGGAATGACGGCAATCGTGATCGAAGGAGATGGACTCGATCCGGAGAGCTTCATGTCCTTGTTGGAGACCTAG
- the clpP gene encoding ATP-dependent Clp endopeptidase proteolytic subunit ClpP, whose translation MNLIPVVVEQTSYGERSYDIYSRLLKDRIIFLGSAIDDQVANAVVAQLLFLAAEDPKKDIHLYINSPGGSVTAGMAIIDTMKFVAPDVSTICTGMAASMGAMLLVAGAPGKRYALPNAEVMLHQPWGGSQGQASDIKIAADRIMRHRTMLYTIISERTGKTVEQIEKDADRDYFLTAAEALEYGLIDKVIEKL comes from the coding sequence ATGAATCTCATTCCGGTAGTAGTCGAGCAAACGAGTTATGGAGAGAGGTCCTATGACATTTACTCCCGGTTGTTGAAGGATCGCATCATTTTTCTCGGAAGTGCCATCGATGATCAGGTAGCCAATGCAGTCGTAGCTCAGTTGCTGTTCCTGGCAGCAGAGGACCCGAAAAAAGACATTCACTTATATATCAATTCGCCCGGAGGCTCTGTCACAGCAGGGATGGCGATTATCGATACGATGAAGTTTGTGGCACCTGATGTGTCCACGATCTGCACGGGAATGGCAGCGTCTATGGGCGCGATGCTTCTCGTAGCAGGAGCGCCCGGCAAACGGTACGCGCTGCCCAATGCAGAAGTCATGCTCCACCAGCCGTGGGGAGGGAGTCAAGGACAAGCGAGTGATATCAAGATCGCTGCAGACCGTATCATGCGACATCGCACTATGTTATATACGATCATCTCGGAGCGTACAGGAAAGACAGTCGAGCAAATCGAAAAAGATGCAGACCGCGACTATTTCCTTACCGCCGCAGAGGCACTCGAATACGGCTTGATTGATAAAGTGATCGAAAAATTGTAG
- a CDS encoding GTP-binding protein, with protein sequence MNMIEKKIPVTVLSGYLGAGKTTLLNHVLNNRDGLRIAVIVNDLSEVNVDASLILSGSGLSRVDEKVVELSNGCICCTLREDLLTEVERLALEGRYDYILIESTGVGEPVPVAQTFTYVDEENGINLSSLCRLDTMVTVVDAYCFWHDFSSGENLLDRGQAVGEEDTREVADLLIDQIEFCDVLILNKCDRVAPDDLIQLEAVLRKLQPNARFIRAVRGQVDPQEILNTHLFDFESASQSAGWIAELQKEEHTPETDEYGISSFVYRSGRPFHPARFEKWLEDWPEEIVRAKGFFWLATRNEVAMSFSQAGPSIEIGTAGYWTAALSAEEQRAILVEEPDWQQTWHPVHGDRKTELVFIGIDLKQEQIVKHLDACLLNDEEYEADWSKLPDPLPTADAVIETTL encoded by the coding sequence ATGAACATGATTGAAAAGAAAATCCCCGTCACAGTCCTGAGCGGGTACTTGGGAGCGGGCAAAACGACGCTACTAAACCATGTCCTAAACAATCGGGACGGGCTACGAATCGCCGTGATCGTTAACGATTTGAGCGAAGTAAACGTAGATGCCTCTCTTATTCTCTCGGGAAGTGGTCTTTCACGTGTGGACGAAAAGGTCGTGGAGCTGTCGAATGGCTGCATTTGCTGCACCTTGCGAGAGGATTTGCTGACGGAGGTAGAGCGTCTGGCTTTGGAAGGACGGTATGACTACATACTGATTGAATCGACGGGAGTAGGCGAGCCGGTTCCTGTCGCCCAGACTTTCACATACGTAGATGAAGAAAATGGCATCAATTTATCGTCCCTATGCCGCCTGGACACGATGGTGACCGTAGTGGATGCGTACTGCTTCTGGCATGACTTTTCGTCCGGCGAAAACCTTTTGGACAGAGGGCAGGCTGTTGGCGAAGAGGATACCCGTGAGGTCGCGGATCTTTTGATCGACCAGATTGAATTCTGCGATGTGCTGATTCTGAACAAATGCGATCGCGTCGCTCCAGATGATTTGATACAGCTGGAAGCCGTTCTGCGCAAGCTACAGCCAAATGCTCGCTTCATCCGCGCTGTTCGTGGGCAGGTGGACCCACAAGAAATTTTGAATACCCATCTGTTCGACTTCGAGAGCGCCAGTCAATCAGCTGGATGGATTGCTGAGCTGCAAAAGGAAGAGCATACACCTGAGACGGACGAGTATGGAATTTCCTCCTTCGTTTATCGCAGTGGCAGGCCGTTTCATCCAGCCCGTTTTGAAAAGTGGTTGGAGGATTGGCCAGAAGAAATCGTGCGTGCCAAAGGCTTTTTCTGGTTGGCGACACGAAATGAAGTAGCGATGTCCTTCAGTCAGGCGGGGCCATCCATCGAAATCGGAACCGCTGGCTATTGGACAGCAGCGTTATCGGCAGAAGAGCAGCGAGCCATTCTGGTAGAAGAGCCGGATTGGCAGCAAACATGGCATCCCGTACATGGGGATCGAAAGACAGAGCTCGTCTTTATCGGGATTGATCTGAAACAGGAGCAAATCGTGAAGCATCTCGATGCATGTCTCCTGAACGATGAGGAATACGAGGCAGACTGGAGTAAACTGCCCGATCCACTCCCAACAGCAGATGCTGTAATCGAGACGACATTGTAA
- a CDS encoding MBL fold metallo-hydrolase codes for MQIQLVRHATLRLEYAGLTFLVDPMFSSKGELPAVPNTPNQRPNPGVELPISVEEVLVGVDAVLVTHTHFDHLDEAAIRLLSKHLPVFCQPPDREKLVQHGFEQVIAIEAEYTWQGVHLHRTGGQHGTGEIGQKMGPVSGFVLQRAGEQTLYVAGDTIWCEEVERTIVEYRPDAIVVFAGAARFLTGDPITMTKEDIIHVANAAPDSRILVAHMETWNHCLLSRRELNECLQEKQLSERVHVPQDGETISFH; via the coding sequence ATGCAGATTCAGCTTGTACGACATGCTACCCTGCGTTTGGAATATGCAGGGCTGACATTTTTGGTCGATCCGATGTTTAGCTCCAAGGGCGAATTGCCAGCCGTACCAAATACACCGAATCAGCGCCCGAATCCAGGAGTAGAATTGCCCATATCCGTGGAGGAGGTACTCGTTGGCGTGGACGCCGTCTTGGTGACGCATACCCATTTCGATCATCTGGATGAAGCGGCCATCCGCCTTCTCTCGAAGCATTTGCCTGTATTTTGCCAGCCACCTGATCGAGAAAAGCTGGTGCAGCATGGCTTCGAACAAGTCATTGCCATCGAAGCGGAGTATACATGGCAAGGTGTTCATCTGCATCGGACAGGTGGTCAACACGGAACAGGTGAAATTGGGCAGAAGATGGGGCCAGTATCTGGCTTCGTCCTGCAGCGAGCTGGTGAGCAGACGCTGTATGTTGCAGGGGATACGATTTGGTGTGAGGAAGTGGAGCGGACAATCGTTGAATATCGTCCGGATGCGATCGTTGTTTTCGCAGGTGCGGCCCGGTTCTTGACGGGAGACCCGATCACGATGACGAAGGAGGATATCATCCATGTCGCTAACGCCGCGCCCGACAGCCGTATTCTCGTTGCCCACATGGAGACGTGGAACCATTGCTTGCTCAGCCGCCGGGAATTGAATGAATGTTTGCAGGAAAAACAGCTGTCCGAACGTGTACATGTTCCGCAGGATGGCGAAACCATCTCTTTTCATTGA
- a CDS encoding VCBS repeat-containing protein — translation MKKAWLVTTALCASLVSGCGLTDTPNELMRAPSADGDQKSINQAVMQFLPAGSQLSVPLHPAEASAVSLQDLNGDGVAEVVAFYKTEKTDYEIGVLVLTQKQGNWEKLSSFTGVGSELDYVSFQDLTGDKIPEMLIGMGGGEDLNKELSVYSLANNMTQELMKQPYTIMTVGDLTGDNQADLALVVLDKNNFTSKAELYGAANGTIAKKTEIALDGYVNGYYQAIIGKASPTRNGLFIDAGLGAHSASTELLLWDNGQLSNPLAKIEGEMDLTFKPYSLESEDINGDGIIEIGTKIQPAGTEDLAMAEIPWVSSYFQWDGKTGLKHIEDHYQNYTQGFDLKIPAKWGEKYTISINHDTNPLLVRFQYYGANGKNKAELLTLQNIPQNEWIKFESGLKQKQVPYILLKEEGKQVLIAILPQTTPTLGKAALAEYRSMQLTAEEIRQLYKPMTNRE, via the coding sequence ATGAAAAAGGCTTGGCTCGTTACGACAGCACTCTGCGCCTCGCTTGTTAGCGGTTGCGGACTCACAGATACACCCAATGAATTGATGCGCGCCCCGTCAGCAGACGGCGATCAAAAATCGATTAATCAGGCCGTCATGCAATTTTTGCCGGCTGGGTCACAATTATCTGTTCCTCTTCATCCCGCAGAAGCCAGTGCCGTCTCCCTACAGGATCTAAACGGAGATGGGGTTGCAGAGGTCGTCGCTTTTTACAAAACTGAAAAAACCGATTATGAAATCGGTGTGCTTGTGCTTACCCAAAAGCAAGGAAACTGGGAAAAGCTCTCCTCCTTTACTGGTGTCGGCAGTGAATTGGATTACGTCTCCTTTCAAGATCTCACAGGGGACAAAATTCCGGAAATGCTGATTGGAATGGGCGGCGGGGAAGATTTGAACAAGGAGCTCTCCGTTTATTCGCTAGCGAATAATATGACCCAGGAATTAATGAAGCAGCCCTATACCATTATGACCGTAGGCGATTTGACAGGAGATAATCAAGCGGATCTCGCTCTCGTTGTTCTCGATAAAAATAACTTCACATCCAAAGCCGAGCTGTATGGGGCGGCGAACGGCACAATCGCCAAAAAGACGGAGATAGCCCTTGACGGATATGTCAATGGTTACTATCAGGCTATCATCGGAAAAGCATCGCCAACCCGAAACGGACTATTTATTGATGCTGGATTAGGTGCTCACTCGGCTTCCACTGAACTACTCCTCTGGGACAATGGACAACTGTCCAACCCATTGGCAAAAATAGAAGGAGAGATGGACCTGACCTTCAAGCCGTATTCTTTGGAAAGTGAAGATATCAACGGTGATGGCATCATCGAGATCGGCACAAAGATACAACCCGCTGGGACAGAGGATTTAGCCATGGCAGAAATCCCTTGGGTCTCCTCCTACTTCCAATGGGACGGGAAAACAGGCTTGAAACACATCGAGGATCATTATCAAAATTACACACAGGGCTTTGACCTCAAGATTCCGGCAAAATGGGGCGAAAAGTACACCATCTCCATCAACCATGATACGAATCCACTTCTAGTCCGATTCCAATATTACGGTGCGAATGGGAAAAATAAGGCGGAATTACTAACGCTGCAAAACATTCCACAAAACGAATGGATCAAATTTGAAAGCGGATTGAAGCAAAAGCAAGTTCCCTACATTTTGCTGAAGGAAGAGGGAAAACAAGTTTTGATCGCCATTTTACCGCAAACAACCCCTACCCTTGGAAAGGCTGCTCTCGCGGAATATCGATCCATGCAGCTTACCGCAGAGGAGATTCGTCAGCTCTACAAACCGATGACGAACCGGGAATAA
- the rpmG gene encoding 50S ribosomal protein L33 has product MRVNVTLQCTETGDRNYITSKNKRNHPERLELKKYSPRLKRYTLHRETK; this is encoded by the coding sequence ATGCGCGTGAACGTTACCTTGCAATGTACGGAAACCGGAGACCGCAACTATATCACATCCAAAAACAAGCGGAATCATCCCGAGCGATTAGAACTGAAAAAATACTCCCCGCGACTAAAACGCTATACCCTTCATCGGGAAACAAAGTGA
- a CDS encoding response regulator transcription factor: MKVLLLEDEKSIRDFVRINLKREGYEVIEAGTGEEALALADQQSDIVIAILDVMLPGIDGFEVCGQLRNKYPRLGIIMLTAKSQELDKVMGLEFGADDYVSKPFSPAELLARVKALHRRLTPIPEAEDKNEINIAPFTLLLDERKLIRAEQEIDLTPKEFAIIKLLAENANKAISRDEILTAVWGQFFVGDLKIVDVNIRRIRQKIEDDPAHPAFLETVWGYGYLWRKDIPDERH, encoded by the coding sequence ATGAAGGTTCTATTACTGGAAGACGAGAAATCCATCCGGGATTTTGTACGTATCAATCTCAAGCGCGAGGGCTATGAGGTGATCGAGGCAGGCACTGGAGAAGAGGCACTCGCTCTCGCAGATCAACAATCGGATATCGTCATTGCGATTCTCGATGTCATGCTCCCCGGTATTGATGGCTTCGAAGTATGCGGGCAACTGCGCAACAAATATCCGCGCCTCGGAATCATCATGTTGACGGCCAAAAGCCAGGAGCTGGACAAGGTCATGGGTCTCGAATTCGGCGCCGACGATTACGTCTCCAAACCGTTTAGCCCTGCGGAGCTGTTGGCCCGTGTCAAAGCGTTGCATCGCAGATTGACACCCATTCCTGAGGCGGAGGACAAAAATGAAATTAATATTGCCCCCTTCACACTATTGCTCGATGAACGCAAGCTGATTCGGGCGGAACAAGAAATTGACCTTACACCAAAAGAGTTTGCCATCATCAAATTACTCGCAGAAAATGCGAACAAAGCCATCAGTCGGGACGAGATTTTGACAGCGGTTTGGGGTCAGTTTTTTGTCGGGGACTTAAAAATCGTTGATGTGAATATCCGCCGAATCCGGCAAAAAATCGAGGACGATCCGGCTCATCCAGCTTTCCTGGAGACAGTCTGGGGGTATGGTTACCTCTGGCGAAAGGACATCCCAGATGAAAGGCATTAA